One window from the genome of Acanthochromis polyacanthus isolate Apoly-LR-REF ecotype Palm Island chromosome 21, KAUST_Apoly_ChrSc, whole genome shotgun sequence encodes:
- the gjc1 gene encoding gap junction gamma-1 protein codes for MSWSFLTRLLEEIHNHSTFVGKLWLTVLIVFRIVLTAVGGESIYYDEQSKFVCNSGQPGCENVCYDAFAPLSHVRFWVFQIILVAMPSLMYMGYAVNKIARLDEAKGGAGAAAVRTGGGGGYTHRKPRKICFGARQHRGIEETEEDQEDDPMIYEVPEIEPPKRPRDPLQPTPRPKIRHDGRKRIQDEGLMRVYVLQLVTRTILEAGFLAGQYLLYGFRVMPVFVCSGKPCPHSVDCFVSRPTEKTIFLRIMYGVTVLCLTLNVWEMLHLGIGSICDILRRRRCPPQEDEYQLGLLGNNGAGEGSVGGTGPEAGSEGGVGGDGAADYVGYPFSWNTPSAPPGYNIVVKPEQMPYTDLSNAKMACKQNRANIAQEEQQQFGSNEDNFPTGGEARVALNKDMIQQAHEQLEAAIQAYSQQHRAEEQLGDNQDDKPQSNIIQAQPQPQPQPQKERKHRFKHGKGGSSGGGSSSNSSSSKSGEGKPSVWI; via the coding sequence ATGAGCTGGAGCTTCCTCACGCGGCTGCTGGAGGAGATCCACAACCACTCCACCTTCGTGGGGAAGCTGTGGCTCACTGTGCTCATCGTCTTCCGCATCGTTCTCACCGCCGTCGGGGGAGAGTCCATCTACTACGACGAACAGAGCAAGTTTGTCTGCAACTCGGGCCAACCGGGCTGCGAGAATGTCTGCTACGACGCCTTCGCCCCACTATCCCACGTTCGCTTCTGGGTCTTCCAGATCATCCTGGTGGCAATGCCTTCCCTCATGTACATGGGCTACGCCGTCAACAAGATTGCACGATTAGATGAAGCCAAaggaggagctggagctgctgcagttagaaccggaggaggaggtggatacacacacagaaagcccagaaaaatctgcTTTGGAGCAAGGCAGCATCGAGGCATCGAGGAGACCGAGGAAGACCAGGAGGATGATCCGATGATCTATGAGGTGCCGGAGATCGAGCCTCCAAAAAGGCCAAGGGATCCTCTGCAGCCGACACCCAGACCTAAGATCCGTCACGATGGGCGTAAGCGAATCCAGGATGAAGGGCTGATGCGGGTCTACGTCTTGCAACTGGTGACCCGAACAATACTAGAAGCAGGGTTCCTCGCAGGCCAGTATTTACTGTATGGTTTCCGTGTGATGCCGGTGTTCGTCTGCTCGGGGAAACCTTGTCCCCACAGCGTCGACTGCTTCGTGTCGAGGCCGACAGAGAAAACCATCTTCCTGCGCATCATGTACGGCGTCACCGTTCTTTGCCTCACGCTGAACGTCTGGGAGATGCTCCATTTGGGCATTGGATCCATCTGTGACATTctccgccgccgccgctgcccACCTCAGGAGGATGAGTACCAGTTGGGTTTGCTGGGCAACAATGGTGCCGGGGAGGGCTCCGTGGGGGGGACCGGACCTGAAGCCGGCTCCGAAGGAGGGGTAGGTGGGGATGGCGCCGCAGATTACGTCGGTTACCCCTTCTCCTGGAACACCCCGTCAGCTCCGCCCGGCTACAACATCGTGGTGAAACCGGAGCAGATGCCCTACACCGACCTCAGCAATGCCAAGATGGCATGCAAGCAGAACCGGGCAAACATCGcacaggaggagcagcagcagtttggcAGCAATGAGGACAATTTCCCCACTGGAGGGGAGGCCCGAGTGGCACTGAACAAAGACATGATCCAGCAGGCCCACGAGCAGCTGGAGGCAGCCATCCAGGCCTACAGCCAGCAGCACCGGGCCGAGGAGCAGCTCGGAGACAACCAGGACGACAAGCCCCAAAGCAATATCATCCAGGCCCAACCGCAGCCCCAACCGCAGCCTCAGAAGGAGCGCAAGCATCGGTTCAAACACGGTAAAGGAGGCAGCAgtggaggaggcagcagcagcaacagcagcagcagcaaatccGGAGAGGGGAAGCCGTCGGTTTGGATTTAA